The following coding sequences are from one Capsicum annuum cultivar UCD-10X-F1 chromosome 3, UCD10Xv1.1, whole genome shotgun sequence window:
- the LOC107863927 gene encoding uncharacterized protein LOC107863927, with the protein MLKVLNERLKRLCFGLQWPIRRRSKTKIKITIKHLGKSTSKSHSQTDPSPNWSAAIHPSNNELVHSKSARTIRVATFNAALFSMAPALPKSCTDHRSTSFDLENDEFSKSSKVIDYYNLRAKSANDHPKSILKQSPLHPSKETDTLLLKKQKFAKSKLRVSINLPDNEISLKKSDSERFLGSGICRGKAPLRSTVSMPRIDGQSYRITRSVLEVLRELNADILALQDVKAEEEKGMKPLSDLADALGMHYVFAESWAPEYGNAVMSKWPIKSWKIQKIFDESDFRNVLKATIDVPRVGELNFYCTHLDHLDENWRMKQINAIIQSSDKPHILAGGLNSLDETDYSTERWTEIVKYYEEMGKPVPKVEVMKYLKSKEYTDAKDFAGECESVVMIAKGQSVQGTCKYGTRVDYVLSSSDSPYKFVPGSYSVFSSKGTSDHHIVKVDVVKVDNDSHQYVNKKRRDSKHKVIRITHSNPNKGIWKIEDMKT; encoded by the exons ATGCTAAAAGTCCTAAACGAAAGGCTAAAACGCCTTTGTTTTGGTCTACAGTGGCCTATACGCCGCCGTTcaaagaccaaaatcaaaatcacaatcaaaCACCTCGGAAAATCTACTTCCAAATCCCATTCACAAACTGATCCAAGCCCAAACTGGTCTGCAGCAATTCATCCAAGTAACAACGAATTGGTTCATTCCAAATCAGCACGTACAATACGTGTTGCCACATTTAATGCTGCCCTTTTTTCCATGGCACCCGCACTACCAAAGAGTTGTACTGATCACAGGTCTACTAGTTTTGATTTAGAAAACGACGAATTTTCGAAATCTAGTAAGGTGATTGATTACTATAATTTACGAGCGAAATCAGCAAATGATCATCCTAAGAGTATCCTCAAACAATCTCCACTCCACCCCTCGAAAGAAACTGATACACTACTTTTGAAGAAGCAAAAGTTTGCAAAGTCTAAGTTAAGAGTTTCGATAAATTTACCAGACAACGAAATATCTTTGAAAAAAAGTGATAGTGAGAGGTTTTTAGGAAGTGGTATATGTAGAGGAAAAGCTCCATTAAGGTCTACAGTAAGTATGCCGCGCATTGATGGACAGAGTTATAGAATAACGCGAAGTGTTCTTGAGGTGTTGAGAGAGTTGAATGCAGATATTTTGGCTTTGCAAGATGTAAAAGCAGAGGAGGAAAAAGGTATGAAGCCGTTATCGGATTTGGCTGATGCTTTAGGGATGCATTATGTTTTTGCTGAGAGTTGGGCTCCTGAATATGGTAATGCTGTTATGTCAAAGTGGCCAATTAAGTCTTGGAAGATTCAAAAGATCTTCGATGAATCCGATTTCAG AAATGTTCTGAAGGCAACGATTGATGTTCCTCGAGTTGGAGAATTAAATTTCTACTGCACTCACCTAGATCACTTGGATGAGAATTGGCGAATGAAGCAGATAAATGCAATAATCCAATCATCTGATAAGCCACACATTTTGGCCGGGGGTCTAAATTCTCTTGATGAAACAGATTACTCTACAGAAAGATGGACAGAAATTGTAAAG TATTATGAAGAGATGGGAAAGCCAGTACCAAAAGTCGAGGTAATGAAGTATTTGAAGAGTAAAGAATATACTGATGCTAAGGATTTTGCTGGAGAATGTGAGTCTGTTGTCATGATCGCGAAAGGACAGA GCGTGCAGGGAACGTGCAAGTATGGAACTCGGGTGGATTACGTACTCTCATCATCCGATTCACCATACAAGTTTGTTCCAGGCTCATACTCGGTTTTCTCCTCGAAAGGAACTTCTGATCACCACATAGTGAAAGTTGATGTGGTAAAAGTAGATAATGATTCTCACCAATACGTCAACAAGAAAAGGCGGGattcaaaacataaagtaatcAGGATAACTCATTCAAATCCAAACAAGGGTATATGGAAAATAGAAGACATGAAAACATAG